A stretch of DNA from Deltaproteobacteria bacterium:
CGGCGCTCACCGCAGGCCGCGGATCTGCCCGTCCACGAGGTCGATCCCTTCGGCGTTGGGCACCTCGGGGAGGCCGGGCATGCGCAGGATGTCCCCCGTCATGACCACGAGAAAACCGGCGCCCGCGTTGATGAGCACGTTGCGCACGGTGATGTCGAAGTCCTCGGGGCGGCCGAGGCGCGTCGGATCGTCGGAGAGCGAGTTCTGGGTCTTGGCGATGCAGACCGGCAGCGCGGCGTAGCCCAGCCGCTCCACGTCCTTCA
This window harbors:
- a CDS encoding formate--tetrahydrofolate ligase; translated protein: KDVERLGYAALPVCIAKTQNSLSDDPTRLGRPEDFDITVRNVLINAGAGFLVVMTGDILRMPGLPEVPNAEGIDLVDGQIRGLR